A region from the Pelobates fuscus isolate aPelFus1 chromosome 3, aPelFus1.pri, whole genome shotgun sequence genome encodes:
- the GFRA2 gene encoding GDNF family receptor alpha-2, with translation MHLVHHFHCSLLFLAQTTLSLSGSTSLSWPVQTDCVQANEQCNTDQSCSSRYRKLRQCLGGRDRDVLLSSQECKTAQEVVRDSALHLCRCHRGMKKELQCLQVYWGIRAGLADGDEFYEASPYEPVAPRLSDIFRLASINSGADPVSSKHNACLDAAKYCNVNDICKRLRSAYISTCTAGAGDKTCNRRKCQKALRTFIERVPLDLSYPLLFCPCRDKPCAERRRQTAVPDCSFMRSEIPNCLEIWAGCRQDTVCRSRLADFVTSCQSSSQSASGCVQDNYPACLGAYAGLIGFDVALNFMDSDPHSLAVGPWCTCNGSGDEEAVCERYLNTFTQNTCLKKAIYAFGNGSEIGHTPSAPKTPHTTISPRTERRLLPDNQSDSNIQYEGNTGICTSLQDIKNTSLSDLAICVSESQLNTDVAPDLKTDEEHSGIPHLRPSILYTILTVLYAIGLFP, from the exons CTCAGACCACTCTTTCACTTTCTGGGTCAACTTCCCTATCATGGCCTGTGCAAACTGACTGTGTCCAAGCCAATGAGCAGTGTAATACAGACCAGTCCTGCAGTTCCCGATACCGCAAACTACGCCAGTGTCTTGGAGGAAGAGACAGGGATGTTCTGCTTTCCAGCCAGGAGTGTAAGACTGCCCAGGAGGTTGTCCGAGATAGTGCCCTCCATCTCTGTCGCTGTCACAGGGGCATGAAGAAAGAGCTGCAATGTCTTCAAGTATACTGGGGAATCCGTGCTGGCTTGGCTGATG GAGATGAATTTTATGAGGCGTCACCATATGAACCAGTTGCCCCACGCCTATCTGACATCTTCCGTCTGGCATCAATCAACTCTG GTGCTGATCCAGTCTCGTCCAAGCATAATGCCTGTCTGGATGCTGCCAAGTACTGCAATGTGAATGATATCTGCAAGCGGCTGCGCTCAGCCTACATCTCTACCTGCACTGCAGGAGCAGGAGACAAGACATGCAATCGCCGCAAGTGCCAAAAAGCCTTGCGTACCTTCATTGAGCGTGTTCCTTTGGATCTTTCATATCCCCTGCTATTCTGTCCCTGCCGGGACAAGCCCTGTGCAGAGCGACGGCGCCAGACTGCTGTGCCTGACTGCTCGTTTATGCGTTCAGAGATCCCTAACTGTCTAGAGATTTGGGCAGGCTGTCGACAGGACACAGTGTGCAG GTCCAGGTTGGCAGACTTTGTTACCAGCTGTCAAAGTTCATCTCAGTCTGCAAGTGGTTGTGTTCAGGATAATTACCCTGCCTGTCTGGGGGCATATGCAGGGCTTATAG GATTTGATGTAGCCTTGAACTTTATGGACTCTGACCCACATTCACTGGCAGTGGGGCCCTGGTGTACCTGTAATGGGAGTGGAGATGAGGAGGCTGTATGTGAACGATACCTCAATACGTTTACTCAAAACACCtgtctga AGAAAGCTATTTATGCCTTTGGGAATGGCTCTGAAATTGGACACACACCAAGCGCACCCAAAACTCCTCATACAACCATCTCACCCCGAACTGAGAGAAGACTTCTCCCCGACAATCAGAGTGACAGCAATATCCAGTATGAGGGTAACACAGGCATCTGCACTTCTCTACAG GACATAAAGAATACCAGCCTGTCAGATCTGGCAATCTGTGTCTCAGAG TCTCAGCTCAACACAGACGTAGCACCTGACTTGAAGACAGATGAGGAACATTCTGGAATACCTCACCTTCGACCTTCGATTCTATACACTATTCTTACAGTTCTCTATGCCATAGGGCTCTTTCCGTGA